Proteins from one Primulina huaijiensis isolate GDHJ02 chromosome 18, ASM1229523v2, whole genome shotgun sequence genomic window:
- the LOC140964093 gene encoding protein JASON-like isoform X1: MVWSWFPTEKQWREGETGAVAAVRFLRRAVVATMGCFFGCFGVKDSQPRFVAPPEPVVSRNKTSLSSLLVSDDYSLGKEEGGQNSQNEEVYFRELKEQAKFLKACGTLAETPNEIRKASERWVDISSQNGEQKPLNFNSWLPNASIEKFNLGKQPLDSPQPVKICEEGIAGSVEDTPTSCLTDGLTRRKSTSSDLQNVLTPKDEKHNDSEASSVAPGALAPSEQFQNKSVRFDCDYDRSPYSSKGSTYESASQHSKGSGSAGHFSLSKPSVNPTPLKLTDEMQTPGTVFPQYLDNLAHGKTSRVRSQFVYPVPKPVDSLHQLEEYNSDSNDLIGSHNLNDEATPMSVSMLDITMKDVSVQKEMNDNAGLGSWSKPPSSKQDDNKKLSGSSSGENVICRKVSGDRPILGMVAAHWNDDENSRISPKWWDGNGIPNSTNKYKEDQKVSWHATPFEERLEKALSEETFISKRKPISGTSAPDFNDTEESDTALSHLQSSTHLSSVVSF; this comes from the exons ATGGTATGGTCTTGGTTCCCTACTGAGAAGCAGTGGCGCGAAGGTGAAACTGGAGCTGTAGCAGCAGTTCGGTTTCTGCGAAGAGCAGTGGTCGCCACGATGGGCTGTTTTTTTGGATGTTTTGGTGTTAAAGATTCTCAACCTCGATTCGTAGCTCCGCCT GAGCCTGTGGTGTCTCGAAATAAGACTTCTCTTTCATCCCTTTTGGTTTCTGATG ACTATTCACTTGGAAAGGAAGAGGGAGGTCAGAATTCACAAAATGAGGAAGTTTATTTCAGGGAGCTCAAGGAACAG GCCAAGTTCCTCAAGGCTTGTGGAACTTTAGCTGAAACTCCCAATGAAATCCGAAAAGCCTCAGAGAGATGGGTGGATATATCTTCTCAAAATGGAGAACAAAAACCTTTGAATTTCAATTCATGGCTTCCCAACGCTTCCATTGAGAAATTTAATCTAGGGAAGCAACCTCTTGACTCTCCACAACCTGtcaaaatttgtgaagaagGGATAGCAGGTTCTGTGGAGGATACTCCTACCAG CTGCTTGACTGATGGGCTTACCCGAAGGAAATCTACCAGCAGTGATCTTCAGAATGTTCTTACACCCAAAGATGAAAAGCATAACGATTCTGAAGCTTCATCGGTTGCACCAGGGGCCTTAGCTCCAAGTGAACAGTTCCAAAACAAATCTGTTCGTTTTGATTGTGACTATGATAGGTCTCCATATTCTTCAAAAGGATCTACATATGAAAGTGCTAGTCAACACTCAAAAGGATCAGGGTCAGCTGGACATTTTAGTTTGTCCAAGCCATCAGTCAATCCAACACCACTGAAACTAACGGATGAAATGCAAACACCTGGCACTGTATTCCCTCAATATTTGGATAATTTGGCTCATGGAAAAACTTCCAGGGTCAGGTCTCAATTTGTGTACCCTGTACCGAAACCAGTTGATAGTCTCCACCAGTTGGAGGAATATAATTCAGATTCCAATGACCTGATTGGATCTCATAACCTAAATGATGAAGCAACCCCGATGTCAGTTTCAATGTTAGACATCACAATGAAGGACGTTTCAGTTCAAAAAGAGATGAATGATAACGCAGGCTTGGGTTCTTGGTCCAAACCACCCTCATCCAAGCAAGATGACAACAAGAAACTATCTGGTTCATCATCAGGTGAAAATGTTATTTGTCGTAAAGTTTCCGGCGATAGACCTATTCTTGGTATGGTGGCTGCCCATTGGAATGATGATGAAAATTCTCGTATTTCACCTAAATGGTGGGATGGGAATGGGATTCCAAATTCAACTAACAAATACAAAGAG GATCAAAAGGTTAGTTGGCATGCAACACCATTTGAAGAGAGACTGGAAAAGGCATTATCTGAAGAAACATTTATATCTAAAAG GAAGCCCATCAGTGGGACATCAGCACCTGATTTTAACGATACTGAAGAATCTGATACTGCTCTGTCACATTTGCAATCTTCAACCCATTTGAGTTCGGTTGTTTCATTCTGA
- the LOC140964093 gene encoding protein JASON-like isoform X2 — MVWSWFPTEKQWREGETGAVAAVRFLRRAVVATMGCFFGCFGVKDSQPRFVAPPEPVVSRNKTSLSSLLVSDEDYSLGKEEGGQNSQNEEVYFRELKEQAKFLKACGTLAETPNEIRKASERWVDISSQNGEQKPLNFNSWLPNASIEKFNLGKQPLDSPQPVKICEEGIAGSVEDTPTSCLTDGLTRRKSTSSDLQNVLTPKDEKHNDSEASSVAPGALAPSEQFQNKSVRFDCDYDRSPYSSKGSTYESASQHSKGSGSAGHFSLSKPSVNPTPLKLTDEMQTPGTVFPQYLDNLAHGKTSRVRSQFVYPVPKPVDSLHQLEEYNSDSNDLIGSHNLNDEATPMSVSMLDITMKDVSVQKEMNDNAGLGSWSKPPSSKQDDNKKLSGSSSGENVICRKVSGDRPILGMVAAHWNDDENSRISPKWWDGNGIPNSTNKYKEDQKVSWHATPFEERLEKALSEETFISKRKPISGTSAPDFNDTEESDTALSHLQSSTHLSSVVSF, encoded by the exons ATGGTATGGTCTTGGTTCCCTACTGAGAAGCAGTGGCGCGAAGGTGAAACTGGAGCTGTAGCAGCAGTTCGGTTTCTGCGAAGAGCAGTGGTCGCCACGATGGGCTGTTTTTTTGGATGTTTTGGTGTTAAAGATTCTCAACCTCGATTCGTAGCTCCGCCT GAGCCTGTGGTGTCTCGAAATAAGACTTCTCTTTCATCCCTTTTGGTTTCTGATG AAGACTATTCACTTGGAAAGGAAGAGGGAGGTCAGAATTCACAAAATGAGGAAGTTTATTTCAGGGAGCTCAAGGAACAG GCCAAGTTCCTCAAGGCTTGTGGAACTTTAGCTGAAACTCCCAATGAAATCCGAAAAGCCTCAGAGAGATGGGTGGATATATCTTCTCAAAATGGAGAACAAAAACCTTTGAATTTCAATTCATGGCTTCCCAACGCTTCCATTGAGAAATTTAATCTAGGGAAGCAACCTCTTGACTCTCCACAACCTGtcaaaatttgtgaagaagGGATAGCAGGTTCTGTGGAGGATACTCCTACCAG CTGCTTGACTGATGGGCTTACCCGAAGGAAATCTACCAGCAGTGATCTTCAGAATGTTCTTACACCCAAAGATGAAAAGCATAACGATTCTGAAGCTTCATCGGTTGCACCAGGGGCCTTAGCTCCAAGTGAACAGTTCCAAAACAAATCTGTTCGTTTTGATTGTGACTATGATAGGTCTCCATATTCTTCAAAAGGATCTACATATGAAAGTGCTAGTCAACACTCAAAAGGATCAGGGTCAGCTGGACATTTTAGTTTGTCCAAGCCATCAGTCAATCCAACACCACTGAAACTAACGGATGAAATGCAAACACCTGGCACTGTATTCCCTCAATATTTGGATAATTTGGCTCATGGAAAAACTTCCAGGGTCAGGTCTCAATTTGTGTACCCTGTACCGAAACCAGTTGATAGTCTCCACCAGTTGGAGGAATATAATTCAGATTCCAATGACCTGATTGGATCTCATAACCTAAATGATGAAGCAACCCCGATGTCAGTTTCAATGTTAGACATCACAATGAAGGACGTTTCAGTTCAAAAAGAGATGAATGATAACGCAGGCTTGGGTTCTTGGTCCAAACCACCCTCATCCAAGCAAGATGACAACAAGAAACTATCTGGTTCATCATCAGGTGAAAATGTTATTTGTCGTAAAGTTTCCGGCGATAGACCTATTCTTGGTATGGTGGCTGCCCATTGGAATGATGATGAAAATTCTCGTATTTCACCTAAATGGTGGGATGGGAATGGGATTCCAAATTCAACTAACAAATACAAAGAG GATCAAAAGGTTAGTTGGCATGCAACACCATTTGAAGAGAGACTGGAAAAGGCATTATCTGAAGAAACATTTATATCTAAAAG GAAGCCCATCAGTGGGACATCAGCACCTGATTTTAACGATACTGAAGAATCTGATACTGCTCTGTCACATTTGCAATCTTCAACCCATTTGAGTTCGGTTGTTTCATTCTGA